The following are from one region of the Stigmatella ashevillena genome:
- a CDS encoding class I SAM-dependent methyltransferase, with product MSFHESLIRGLYDRLAERYIADRPSVPWSERPWLDRFLTHIPPGGSVVDLGCGAGTPIGRYLLSRGHAVTGIDTSPRLIAHCRATLPDGDWRVADMCTLALSRQFHGVLAWDSFFHLGHDAQRAMFPVFRDHALPGATLMFTSGAEHGEAYGDYHGAPLYHASLAPEEYTRRLADNGFSVVDRVFDDPDCAGHSVWLAQRTH from the coding sequence GTGTCTTTCCACGAATCCCTTATCCGCGGGCTATACGATCGTCTCGCGGAGCGCTACATCGCGGACCGTCCGAGCGTGCCGTGGAGCGAGCGCCCTTGGCTGGACAGATTCCTGACCCACATCCCGCCGGGCGGCAGCGTCGTCGATCTTGGCTGCGGCGCGGGCACTCCGATCGGTCGCTACCTGCTGTCGCGAGGTCACGCCGTGACGGGCATCGACACCTCGCCGCGGCTCATCGCACATTGCCGCGCCACCCTGCCCGATGGGGATTGGCGGGTCGCGGACATGTGCACCTTGGCCCTCTCGCGACAATTCCACGGCGTGCTCGCCTGGGACAGCTTCTTCCATCTCGGTCACGACGCGCAGCGAGCAATGTTTCCGGTCTTCCGCGACCATGCCCTGCCCGGCGCGACACTGATGTTCACCAGCGGCGCGGAGCACGGCGAAGCCTACGGCGACTATCACGGTGCACCGCTGTACCACGCCAGCCTCGCGCCGGAGGAATACACGCGACGGCTCGCGGACAACGGATTCTCGGTCGTCGATCGGGTCTTCGACGATCCGGACTGCGCCGGCCATTCCGTGTGGCTGGCGCAGCGGACGCACTGA